The following are encoded in a window of Carassius auratus strain Wakin chromosome 6, ASM336829v1, whole genome shotgun sequence genomic DNA:
- the myl9b gene encoding myosin regulatory light polypeptide 9b yields the protein MSSKRAKGKTTKKRPQRATSNVFAMFDQSQIQEFKEAFNMIDQNRDGFIDKEDLHDMLASLGKNPSDDYLEGMMSEAPGPINFTMFLTMFGERLNGTDPEDVIRNAFACFDEEGSGFIHEDQLRELLTTMGDRFTDEEVDELFREAPIDKKGNFNYGEFTRILKHGAKDKDDI from the exons ATGTCCAGCAAGCGAGCGAAGGGAAAGACCACTAAGAAGAGGCCACAGAGAGCCACTTCAAACGTGTTTGCCATGTTTGACCAGTCACAGATCCAAGAGTTCAAGGAAGCCTTCAACATGATCGACCAGAACCGAGACGGATTCATCGATAAAGAGGATCTCCATGACATGCTGGCCTCTTTGG GGAAGAACCCATCTGATGATTATCTGGAGGGCATGATGAGTGAAGCTCCGGGGCCCATCAACTTCACCATGTTCCTCACTATGTTTGGAGAACGGCTCAACGGAACCGACCCGGAGGACGTCATCAGGAACGCTTTCGCCTGCTTCGACGAGGAAGGATCCG GTTTCATTCATGAAGACCAACTGCGAGAGCTGTTGACCACCATGGGAGATCGTTTCACAGATGAAGAGGTGGACGAGCTCTTCAGAGAGGCACCCATTGACAAAAAGGGCAACTTTAACTATGGCGAATTCACCCGAATTCTCAAACACGGGGCCAAAGATAAAGACGACATTTAG